The Verrucomicrobiia bacterium genome includes a window with the following:
- a CDS encoding type II toxin-antitoxin system RelE/ParE family toxin, translated as MKWQVSLRSRALDDIASAREWYDERVPGLGDDFAAEVLHGFYYLSEFGDIRPRYYGEFRQLLVKRFPYKIFFLFDGEAVVVFRVLHAKQDHSRHLLE; from the coding sequence ATGAAGTGGCAAGTCAGCCTTCGCTCGCGAGCTTTGGATGACATTGCTTCGGCAAGAGAGTGGTATGACGAGCGTGTACCCGGCCTTGGTGATGATTTTGCCGCCGAAGTTCTTCACGGGTTCTATTATCTTTCTGAATTCGGTGACATACGGCCCAGATACTACGGCGAATTCCGACAGTTGCTCGTGAAACGGTTTCCTTATAAAATATTCTTTCTTTTCGATGGTGAAGCCGTCGTTGTCTTCCGCGTTCTTCATGCAAAACAGGACCATTCTCGTCATTTACTTGAATAG
- the pgsA gene encoding CDP-diacylglycerol--glycerol-3-phosphate 3-phosphatidyltransferase — translation MNLPNKLTLSRMVMTLAFLIVVFSHMRWYQTIALVIFSIASLTDYFDGKIAREKKLITNFGILMDPLADKILVCSAFIAFVELQWMAAWMVVVVVARELTITGLRLLAASKNVVMAAERYGKHKTISQIVAVIAILIFHAHDSWGVIGEFFSFNLLGFGPWIQWFSTLAKWVAVILTFYSGSVYLWKNRELLLKDM, via the coding sequence ATGAATTTACCGAACAAACTCACGCTCTCCCGGATGGTGATGACCCTCGCCTTCCTGATCGTGGTGTTTTCGCACATGCGTTGGTATCAGACCATCGCCTTGGTCATCTTCAGCATCGCCAGCCTCACGGATTACTTCGATGGCAAGATCGCGCGTGAGAAGAAACTCATCACGAATTTCGGTATCCTCATGGACCCGCTGGCGGACAAGATACTTGTCTGCTCCGCGTTCATCGCTTTCGTGGAATTGCAATGGATGGCTGCGTGGATGGTCGTCGTGGTCGTCGCCCGTGAACTCACCATCACCGGCCTGCGCCTGCTTGCCGCCTCGAAGAATGTCGTGATGGCCGCTGAACGTTACGGCAAGCACAAGACCATCTCGCAGATCGTGGCGGTGATCGCCATTTTGATCTTTCACGCCCATGATAGCTGGGGCGTGATCGGTGAATTCTTCAGCTTCAACCTGCTCGGCTTCGGCCCTTGGATTCAATGGTTCAGCACCTTGGCCAAGTGGGTCGCCGTGATCCTCACGTTCTACTCCGGCAGCGTGTATCTGTGGAAAAACCGTGAGTTGTTGTTGAAGGACATGTAA
- the rimO gene encoding 30S ribosomal protein S12 methylthiotransferase RimO, with protein sequence MKNAETKQQQPIRVGLISLGCAKNLVDAEIMLGTLMKDGVEITNQAESADVVVVNTCSFIDAAQEESVDTILESVEVREANNRGQALIVSGCLSQRFRDDLPKLFPEVDAFMGIDQVAQVTDIVKTALSRREEKIATGQPLKRASKKKVSSKLAELDAKKPHDHHADEAVTRGTDKFGKSKQVIALTPTAPAVPAGPLMDVTARPVYIPDFGTPRFRLTPKHFAYVKIAEGCNHPCSFCIIPRMRGSHRSRTQADVVAEVKELVKEGVKEINLISQDSTYYGLDLRANHSRAISSPEKFNAAAKALPADATTLCSLLRELNSIKGDFWIRLLYTHPAHWTDELIQTIAECKKVVRYVDMPLQHIQQNMLERMRRETSEQYIVDLIAKIRKGIPGIAIRTTFIVAFPGETEAYFDRLLEFIHETKFERMGVFTYSQEEGTIAGKMAGQITEKVKQKRRERSMAAQLEVARAVSESFVGKTIKVLIEGEASAKELQGAKISSWEHGLIRSDDEQNALPKGRYLIARGEADAPDIDGRVYVRGKLPIGEFAKVKVIGHTDYDLIAEPA encoded by the coding sequence GTGAAAAACGCGGAAACAAAACAGCAGCAGCCGATCCGGGTGGGCCTCATCTCGCTCGGTTGCGCGAAGAACTTGGTGGATGCCGAGATCATGCTCGGCACCCTGATGAAAGACGGCGTGGAGATCACCAATCAGGCCGAGTCGGCCGATGTGGTGGTGGTGAACACGTGCTCCTTCATCGATGCTGCGCAGGAGGAGAGCGTCGATACCATCCTCGAATCCGTGGAAGTCCGAGAAGCGAACAATCGCGGCCAGGCGCTCATCGTTTCCGGCTGTCTCTCCCAACGTTTCCGCGATGATCTGCCGAAGCTGTTCCCGGAAGTGGACGCCTTCATGGGCATCGATCAAGTGGCGCAGGTGACGGACATCGTGAAGACCGCGCTGAGCCGTCGCGAAGAGAAGATCGCCACGGGCCAACCGCTCAAGCGCGCTTCCAAAAAGAAAGTTTCCTCCAAGCTCGCGGAACTCGATGCCAAGAAGCCGCACGATCATCACGCGGATGAAGCCGTGACGCGTGGCACGGACAAGTTCGGTAAATCGAAGCAAGTCATCGCGCTCACGCCAACAGCACCCGCGGTTCCGGCAGGCCCTTTGATGGATGTCACAGCGCGTCCGGTTTACATCCCTGATTTCGGCACGCCACGTTTTCGCCTCACGCCGAAACATTTCGCGTATGTGAAGATCGCCGAGGGGTGCAATCATCCGTGCAGCTTCTGCATCATCCCGCGCATGCGCGGTTCGCATCGCAGCCGCACGCAAGCAGACGTCGTGGCTGAGGTGAAAGAGCTCGTCAAAGAGGGCGTGAAGGAGATCAACCTCATCTCGCAGGATTCCACTTACTACGGCTTGGACCTGCGGGCGAATCATTCGCGTGCAATCTCTTCTCCGGAAAAATTTAACGCGGCTGCGAAGGCATTGCCCGCTGATGCGACCACGCTTTGCTCGCTGTTGCGCGAATTGAATTCGATCAAGGGTGATTTCTGGATCCGCCTGCTCTACACGCATCCGGCGCATTGGACGGATGAACTCATCCAAACCATCGCGGAGTGCAAGAAAGTGGTGCGCTACGTGGACATGCCCTTGCAGCACATCCAGCAGAACATGCTGGAGCGCATGCGCCGCGAAACGTCCGAGCAGTACATCGTGGATCTCATCGCGAAGATCCGTAAAGGCATCCCGGGCATCGCCATCCGCACGACGTTCATCGTGGCGTTCCCCGGTGAGACGGAAGCTTATTTCGACCGTTTGCTCGAGTTCATCCACGAGACGAAGTTCGAGCGCATGGGTGTGTTCACTTATTCGCAAGAAGAGGGAACCATCGCCGGTAAGATGGCGGGCCAGATCACGGAGAAGGTGAAGCAGAAACGTCGTGAACGCTCGATGGCCGCCCAACTCGAAGTGGCGCGAGCCGTCTCCGAGAGTTTCGTCGGCAAGACCATCAAGGTGCTCATCGAAGGCGAAGCGAGTGCGAAGGAGCTTCAAGGCGCGAAGATCAGTTCGTGGGAACACGGCTTGATCCGCAGCGATGACGAGCAAAACGCATTGCCGAAGGGCCGTTACCTCATCGCGCGCGGTGAAGCGGACGCGCCGGACATCGACGGTCGCGTGTATGTGCGCGGCAAGCTGCCGATCGGTGAATTCGCGAAGGTGAAGGTGATCGGGCATACGGATTACGACCTGATTGCGGAACCGGCGTAA
- the lepB gene encoding signal peptidase I — translation MKKPTKAGMISFWKKELLPLLIMALVLFAFRSAVADWYDVPTGSMKPTILEGDRVFVHKTAYDLKVPFTKWHLAEWGNPKRGDIVVCFSPEDGIRLVKRVVAVPGDRIELTGNRLFVNGVAAEYGPLESDVIKDMPTQEVLHYQFAEETVAGRSHPVMFIPAVQSHNSFPEQTVPAGQYFMMGDNRDNSKDSRYFGYVPRKEIMGEAVGIAISFEKDAWFKARWSRFFSELP, via the coding sequence ATGAAAAAACCGACTAAGGCCGGGATGATCTCTTTTTGGAAGAAGGAACTGCTGCCCTTGCTCATCATGGCCTTGGTGCTGTTCGCCTTCCGCTCGGCGGTGGCAGATTGGTATGATGTGCCGACGGGCTCCATGAAACCGACCATCCTCGAAGGCGACCGCGTGTTCGTCCACAAGACGGCGTATGATCTGAAAGTGCCGTTCACCAAATGGCATCTGGCCGAGTGGGGCAATCCGAAACGTGGCGACATCGTGGTGTGTTTCTCGCCAGAAGACGGGATACGATTGGTGAAGCGCGTGGTTGCTGTGCCGGGTGATCGCATTGAGCTGACCGGCAATCGTTTATTTGTGAATGGCGTAGCGGCTGAATACGGGCCGTTGGAGTCAGACGTAATCAAGGATATGCCCACACAGGAGGTGCTACATTACCAGTTCGCAGAAGAAACAGTGGCCGGACGATCGCATCCCGTGATGTTCATTCCTGCGGTTCAGTCGCACAATTCTTTCCCGGAGCAAACCGTGCCCGCCGGTCAGTATTTCATGATGGGTGATAATCGTGATAACAGCAAAGACTCGCGCTACTTCGGCTACGTGCCGCGCAAAGAAATCATGGGCGAGGCGGTTGGTATTGCGATCTCCTTTGAAAAAGACGCGTGGTTCAAAGCACGCTGGAGCCGGTTCTTTTCAGAACTGCCATAG
- a CDS encoding DNRLRE domain-containing protein → MNPKQPEELHELCERLVEQQLTPDQSARLEVLVRESATARRYVVEHLQLHAGLHWESGRIGQQTLPDQLAASLAGLESPTESKVVPLPSPWKKNAVWLAAAASIAVLATGIGLGISLAKHEHPAPQAAIVTPPVVATLTQTRGCRWESSALPTAEGARLTAGKLSLTYGLATLRFESGATITLEAPAVLEIVNKDLCILHRGMLTAHVPKQAVGFTVETANAKIIDHGTEFGISAGADGKAHVQVFDGEVEVRHRQSGENLRLTTGENAVLNRQAVAARNTSFVEADRATRENTAANQPAGTVTLTTASGRGRTSYVFSQGTENHHSDSLMLVKNTHTPGYRRKAYFSFDLSTIKGQKVENAALALTFEPTGYGFASRLPTCVFTVYGLKDGAQDEWSEHEIIWDNAPANRNGGNEIDSAAAVPLGTFSIEPEETSGLRVISTPALTEFINSDHNGQATLIIVRETSETVLKGLASGLVHGFAGNYHPTAPPPTLRLNMAAR, encoded by the coding sequence ATGAACCCGAAGCAACCTGAGGAACTGCACGAGCTGTGTGAACGGCTGGTGGAACAGCAGTTGACGCCGGACCAATCCGCGCGGCTGGAAGTGCTCGTGCGGGAATCAGCTACCGCGCGCCGTTACGTGGTGGAGCATCTGCAATTGCACGCTGGCCTGCATTGGGAGAGCGGTCGCATCGGTCAACAAACTTTGCCGGATCAACTTGCCGCTTCCTTGGCTGGATTGGAGTCTCCTACTGAGAGCAAGGTCGTTCCCCTGCCCTCGCCCTGGAAAAAGAACGCTGTCTGGTTGGCGGCTGCGGCAAGCATCGCGGTATTGGCCACCGGTATCGGCTTGGGCATCAGCCTGGCCAAACACGAACACCCCGCCCCTCAAGCTGCCATCGTCACACCGCCCGTCGTCGCGACCCTGACGCAGACCCGCGGTTGCCGTTGGGAAAGTTCTGCTTTGCCCACAGCGGAAGGAGCCCGGCTCACAGCGGGGAAACTTTCGCTCACCTATGGGCTGGCCACATTGCGCTTTGAATCTGGCGCTACCATCACGCTTGAGGCCCCTGCTGTTCTGGAGATCGTGAACAAGGATCTCTGCATACTTCATCGTGGTATGCTCACCGCGCATGTGCCGAAACAAGCGGTGGGCTTCACCGTGGAAACGGCCAATGCCAAAATCATCGATCACGGCACGGAATTCGGCATCAGCGCGGGTGCAGACGGCAAGGCCCACGTGCAAGTCTTCGATGGCGAAGTGGAGGTGCGTCATCGCCAGAGCGGCGAGAACCTGCGCCTGACCACTGGTGAAAACGCCGTGTTGAACCGGCAAGCAGTGGCAGCACGGAACACTTCCTTCGTAGAAGCCGATCGGGCCACGCGTGAAAACACAGCGGCCAATCAGCCGGCAGGCACAGTCACACTTACCACGGCTTCAGGTCGTGGTCGTACCTCATACGTCTTCTCCCAAGGCACAGAGAATCATCATTCGGATTCCCTGATGCTGGTGAAGAACACGCACACACCCGGTTACCGGCGGAAGGCTTACTTCAGCTTCGACCTCAGCACCATCAAAGGGCAAAAGGTGGAGAATGCCGCACTGGCCTTGACATTTGAGCCGACCGGTTATGGCTTCGCTTCACGCCTGCCCACCTGCGTCTTCACTGTGTATGGCTTGAAGGACGGAGCGCAGGATGAGTGGTCCGAACATGAGATCATCTGGGATAACGCGCCGGCGAATCGAAATGGAGGAAACGAGATCGATTCGGCGGCCGCGGTTCCCTTGGGCACGTTCAGCATCGAGCCAGAAGAGACGAGCGGCTTGCGGGTGATCAGCACACCTGCCCTGACTGAATTCATCAACAGTGATCACAACGGCCAGGCGACCCTGATCATCGTGCGCGAAACCTCCGAGACTGTCTTGAAGGGACTTGCGAGCGGCCTGGTGCATGGCTTTGCTGGAAATTATCATCCCACCGCCCCACCGCCGACCTTGCGCCTGAACATGGCGGCACGCTAA
- a CDS encoding SGNH/GDSL hydrolase family protein — protein MNRREFIAGGIVSLATARWLGGEAMAQATHLTPKVEEGVHWYNAKDWGIEGKGWKDTEKYYDRLPAKAKGVVRDVVWNLSRNSSGMVVRFATDSPTIKVRYKLSNAKIAISNMSAMGVSGVDLYGQLPDGRWSWVACTRPEKQDVDVVLVGGLKPGYRGYMAYLPLYNGVESLEFGVNAGNWFVAQPPRTEKPVVFYGTSIVHGASASRPGMTHPAIIARRLNKPFINLGFSGNALMEPEIASLLTELDPSVYVIDALPNMVPTLVKERAENFIRKLREAKPKVPMVLIEDRTYGDAPFLQSRRDRNDGSRVEFKKAYEKLVKEGMTGLSYIEGEQLLGSDSEATADGSHPSDLGFWRQAEVIEPVVRKALGL, from the coding sequence ATGAATCGGAGAGAATTTATTGCGGGTGGGATTGTTTCACTGGCGACGGCGCGGTGGCTGGGTGGCGAGGCGATGGCGCAGGCCACTCATCTGACGCCGAAGGTGGAAGAAGGGGTGCATTGGTATAATGCGAAGGATTGGGGTATTGAAGGCAAAGGGTGGAAGGATACGGAGAAGTATTACGACCGATTGCCTGCGAAGGCGAAGGGTGTGGTGCGCGATGTGGTGTGGAACTTGAGCCGCAATTCCTCGGGCATGGTGGTGCGTTTCGCGACGGACAGCCCGACGATCAAGGTGCGTTATAAGCTCTCCAATGCGAAGATCGCCATCTCGAACATGTCCGCGATGGGTGTGAGCGGTGTGGATCTTTACGGGCAATTGCCGGATGGGCGCTGGAGCTGGGTGGCTTGCACGCGGCCGGAAAAGCAGGATGTAGATGTGGTGTTGGTGGGTGGATTGAAGCCAGGGTATCGCGGCTACATGGCGTATCTGCCGCTCTACAACGGTGTGGAATCGCTGGAGTTCGGCGTGAACGCGGGGAATTGGTTCGTGGCGCAGCCGCCGCGGACGGAGAAGCCGGTAGTGTTTTACGGGACATCCATCGTGCATGGCGCGAGCGCATCACGACCGGGCATGACGCATCCGGCGATCATCGCGCGGCGATTGAACAAGCCGTTCATCAACCTGGGGTTCTCAGGGAATGCGTTGATGGAGCCGGAAATCGCATCATTGCTTACCGAGCTTGATCCATCGGTGTATGTGATCGATGCGTTACCGAACATGGTGCCGACGTTGGTAAAAGAGCGCGCGGAGAATTTCATCCGCAAGTTGCGCGAGGCGAAACCGAAGGTGCCGATGGTGCTCATCGAGGATCGTACTTACGGAGATGCGCCGTTCTTGCAGAGTCGACGGGATCGCAATGACGGAAGCCGCGTTGAGTTCAAGAAGGCTTACGAGAAATTGGTGAAGGAAGGGATGACGGGCCTGAGCTACATCGAGGGTGAGCAGTTGTTGGGTAGTGATTCCGAAGCGACGGCGGATGGGTCGCATCCATCGGACTTGGGATTCTGGCGGCAGGCGGAAGTGATCGAGCCAGTGGTGCGGAAGGCTCTGGGATTATAG
- a CDS encoding metallophosphoesterase gives MQSLPLSPSITADSRRALWLPEHKLLAVADLHLGYVWAHRSRGQLLPVSREEDTVERLLELQEDYQPERVVILGDIVHGTVSLPEVRTELDRLINELSQRSQLTLLLGNHDHLLERNLTSLPTSVSVQRKLQVGKFLLLHGDDSRAVDGTDESLTLIMGHEHPTLSLGDGVTSEARCPCFLFSDRAVVLPAFSYWANGCTVGKQPFLSPLLEGISFTHACAIFGQRILRVPL, from the coding sequence ATGCAATCGCTCCCCCTCTCGCCTTCGATCACTGCGGATAGCCGTCGTGCGCTTTGGCTGCCTGAACACAAGCTGTTAGCGGTTGCCGACCTGCATCTCGGTTATGTGTGGGCACATCGCAGTCGCGGTCAATTGCTGCCGGTGAGCCGCGAGGAAGACACTGTGGAGCGGCTGCTGGAATTGCAGGAGGATTATCAACCGGAACGTGTCGTCATACTAGGTGACATCGTGCATGGCACTGTGTCTTTACCAGAAGTGCGCACGGAGTTGGATCGCTTGATCAATGAGCTGTCCCAGCGTTCTCAGCTCACTTTACTGCTGGGTAATCACGATCATCTGCTGGAACGCAATCTCACGAGTTTGCCTACATCGGTTTCAGTTCAGAGGAAATTACAGGTGGGAAAATTTCTTCTGCTGCATGGTGATGATTCACGCGCTGTAGATGGCACCGATGAGTCACTCACACTTATCATGGGACATGAGCATCCGACGTTGTCCTTGGGCGATGGCGTCACCTCGGAAGCGCGTTGTCCTTGCTTTCTGTTCAGTGATCGAGCGGTCGTGCTGCCTGCGTTTTCATATTGGGCGAATGGTTGCACTGTAGGGAAGCAGCCGTTTCTTTCGCCACTGTTGGAAGGCATAAGCTTCACTCACGCGTGCGCGATCTTTGGGCAGAGGATTTTGAGGGTGCCACTGTGA
- the dnaE gene encoding DNA polymerase III subunit alpha, producing MSHAEYVHLHLHTEYSLLDGACRLDRLMDRAHELKFSSLAITDHGNMFGAIDFYQAARKKGIKPIIGCEVYVAPGKRTEKKASGGGKEVYNHLVLLAKDQQGYKNLVKMVSLAYIDGFYYKPRIDKDLLAEHKEGIIALSGCLASEICQHIIHDQPDKARASIDWFKQTLGPENFYLELQNHGISEQAKVNRLLIPWAKEFDLKLVATNDVHYVKKEHSHAHDCLICIGNQNLLSDTKRMQYVQEQFFLRSAEEMHARFTETPEAVKNTLEVAEKCNLDIKFGDLHYPVFNPPEHYTREGYLRLLLANGLNRRYTLQARAEGSDFIIESIQEPKRLPTLDFAKFEAEKSASPDTSLHQLPSVAAAIKDVIDRVQIEMAVILKTGFVDYFLIVADFVLEGRKMGVACVARGSAAGSMVTYLLDIANVDPIRYGLLFERFLNPERVNPPDIDIDFADDRRADVIEYVRQKYGRDCVAQIITFGTMGAKSVVRDVGRVMGLSYGECDRLAKMIPNELKMDLKKALEQSADLKQAYESEEVTRELIDTGFVLEDITRNSSIHAAAVVIGPEPLINLLPVKQDDDGTMVTQYAMNPVGDLGLLKMDFLGLKTLTVIRNTCDMVKQTKGITIDVDTLHLDDAKAYDLLNKANTLGVFQLESGGMRDLCRRFQIASVEHITALVALYRPGPMDLIPDFIERRHGRKEVEYPHALLEGISKETYGVLIYQEQVMQAAQILAGYTLGGADLLRRAMGKKKIEEMQKHRALFVNGAKEKNGIAADKANQVFDLLEKFAGYGFNKSHAAAYAVVAYQTAYLKANYPVEFFCAMMTNDMSDTAKLSQFIAEARSMGIEVLAPDVNESSLYFAPARGGTVIRFGLAAIKGVGEVAVQSILKARAEGDKFKTLGEMCQRVDTRTVNRKVLEALIKCGGCDCFGETRATLFSQIEFSLTRAASAASDKAKGQVSLFGMMAEDTTTAMPESLAKLPEWPQSELLQAEKDLLGFYVTGHPLTPYAKMLERYTLCTLTEATQLPAKSMSRLGGMITAVQQGFSKKSGKPYAMVTLEDTASSAQILCMNDNYDKFRDHLKQNAVILVIGEVNNGEDKPKIFPTEIMPIEVAPRKYTKQVHLRLQMAHLTLEKLDDVRRLVEANKGRTPLFLCFRDPSGAVIFIETHDRYFVAPSNEFEQAVNDMLGEESYYVKVDTKLPEREKKPWEKKSYANAGGGDDE from the coding sequence ATGTCGCATGCGGAATATGTCCATCTCCATCTGCACACCGAGTACTCCTTGCTCGATGGTGCCTGCCGGCTAGACCGGCTGATGGACCGTGCCCACGAGTTGAAGTTCTCCTCTCTCGCCATCACCGATCACGGGAACATGTTCGGTGCGATCGATTTTTATCAGGCCGCGAGGAAGAAAGGCATCAAGCCCATCATCGGGTGCGAGGTGTATGTGGCTCCCGGCAAGCGCACGGAGAAAAAAGCGAGTGGCGGCGGCAAGGAAGTCTATAACCATCTCGTGCTGCTGGCGAAGGATCAGCAAGGCTACAAGAATCTCGTCAAGATGGTGAGCCTCGCTTACATCGACGGGTTCTACTACAAGCCGCGCATCGACAAGGATCTGCTCGCGGAGCACAAGGAAGGCATCATCGCCCTTTCCGGCTGTCTCGCCAGCGAGATCTGCCAGCACATCATCCACGATCAGCCGGACAAGGCCCGCGCTTCCATCGACTGGTTCAAGCAGACGCTTGGGCCGGAGAATTTCTATCTCGAACTCCAGAACCACGGCATCTCCGAACAGGCCAAAGTGAACCGCCTGCTGATCCCGTGGGCCAAGGAATTCGACCTGAAGCTCGTCGCGACGAATGACGTGCATTACGTGAAGAAGGAACATTCTCACGCGCATGACTGCCTCATCTGCATCGGCAATCAAAACCTGCTCAGCGATACGAAGCGCATGCAGTATGTGCAGGAGCAATTCTTCCTGCGCTCCGCCGAGGAGATGCATGCACGCTTCACCGAAACTCCGGAAGCGGTAAAGAACACGCTGGAAGTCGCCGAGAAGTGCAATCTCGACATCAAGTTCGGCGACCTGCACTACCCCGTCTTCAACCCGCCGGAGCATTACACGCGCGAAGGTTATCTGCGTCTGCTGCTCGCCAACGGCCTGAACCGCCGTTACACGTTGCAGGCCCGTGCTGAGGGGTCTGATTTCATCATCGAATCCATCCAGGAGCCGAAACGTCTGCCCACGCTGGATTTCGCGAAGTTCGAAGCGGAGAAGAGCGCATCACCTGATACCAGCTTGCATCAATTGCCTTCCGTGGCCGCGGCCATCAAGGACGTGATTGACCGCGTGCAGATCGAGATGGCGGTGATCTTGAAGACCGGTTTCGTGGATTACTTTCTCATCGTGGCTGATTTCGTTTTGGAAGGCCGCAAGATGGGTGTCGCGTGCGTGGCGCGTGGTAGTGCCGCAGGTTCCATGGTCACGTATCTGTTGGACATCGCGAACGTCGATCCCATCCGTTACGGCCTGCTGTTCGAGCGCTTCCTGAATCCCGAACGCGTGAACCCGCCGGATATCGATATCGATTTCGCGGATGACCGTCGTGCGGACGTGATCGAATACGTGCGCCAGAAGTATGGTCGTGATTGCGTGGCGCAGATCATCACCTTCGGTACGATGGGTGCGAAGTCCGTGGTGCGCGATGTCGGTCGCGTCATGGGTCTGAGCTACGGCGAGTGCGATCGCCTCGCCAAGATGATCCCGAACGAGCTCAAGATGGACCTGAAGAAGGCGTTGGAGCAATCCGCCGATCTGAAGCAGGCATACGAGTCCGAAGAGGTAACGCGTGAATTGATCGATACGGGTTTCGTGCTGGAAGATATCACGCGCAATTCCTCCATTCACGCCGCCGCTGTCGTGATCGGCCCCGAGCCGCTCATCAATCTCCTGCCCGTCAAACAGGATGATGACGGAACGATGGTCACGCAGTACGCGATGAACCCGGTAGGCGACCTCGGCCTGCTGAAGATGGACTTCCTCGGTCTAAAAACGCTCACCGTCATTCGCAATACGTGCGACATGGTGAAGCAGACCAAGGGCATCACCATCGACGTGGACACGCTCCATCTCGATGATGCGAAGGCTTACGACCTGTTGAACAAGGCGAATACGCTCGGCGTGTTCCAGCTTGAGTCTGGTGGCATGCGCGATCTGTGCCGTCGCTTCCAGATCGCTTCCGTGGAGCACATCACGGCACTCGTGGCGCTCTATCGCCCCGGCCCCATGGACCTGATCCCGGACTTCATTGAGCGCCGTCACGGGCGCAAGGAAGTCGAGTATCCACACGCGCTGCTGGAAGGCATCTCGAAGGAAACCTACGGTGTGCTCATCTACCAGGAGCAGGTGATGCAAGCCGCGCAGATCCTCGCCGGTTACACACTCGGCGGCGCTGACTTGCTGCGTCGCGCGATGGGCAAGAAGAAGATCGAGGAGATGCAGAAGCATCGCGCGCTGTTCGTCAATGGTGCGAAGGAAAAGAACGGCATCGCGGCGGACAAGGCGAACCAGGTGTTCGACTTGCTGGAGAAGTTTGCCGGTTACGGCTTCAACAAATCACACGCGGCCGCCTACGCCGTCGTGGCGTATCAGACGGCGTATCTGAAGGCGAATTATCCGGTCGAGTTCTTCTGCGCCATGATGACAAACGACATGAGCGATACGGCGAAGCTCAGTCAGTTCATCGCCGAGGCCCGCAGCATGGGCATCGAGGTGCTCGCGCCGGATGTGAACGAGAGCAGCCTCTACTTCGCGCCTGCACGCGGAGGCACCGTCATCCGCTTCGGTCTCGCGGCGATCAAAGGCGTCGGCGAAGTGGCGGTGCAAAGCATCCTCAAGGCGCGTGCCGAAGGAGATAAATTCAAGACGCTCGGCGAGATGTGCCAGCGCGTGGATACGCGCACGGTGAACCGCAAGGTGCTGGAAGCGCTGATCAAGTGCGGCGGTTGCGATTGTTTCGGTGAAACGCGCGCGACGCTGTTCTCACAGATTGAATTCAGTCTCACCCGCGCGGCCAGCGCAGCTTCAGACAAAGCCAAGGGTCAAGTCTCCCTCTTCGGCATGATGGCGGAGGACACGACGACGGCCATGCCGGAGTCTCTTGCCAAATTGCCGGAATGGCCGCAGAGCGAACTCTTGCAAGCGGAGAAGGATTTGCTCGGTTTCTATGTCACCGGCCATCCGCTCACGCCGTATGCGAAGATGCTGGAGCGTTACACGCTCTGCACGCTTACTGAGGCCACCCAATTGCCCGCCAAGAGCATGAGCCGTCTCGGCGGCATGATCACCGCGGTGCAACAGGGCTTCTCGAAGAAATCCGGCAAGCCTTACGCGATGGTCACCTTGGAGGATACTGCCAGCAGCGCGCAGATCCTCTGCATGAATGACAATTACGACAAGTTCCGCGATCACCTGAAGCAGAACGCCGTCATTCTCGTCATCGGTGAAGTGAACAACGGCGAGGACAAGCCGAAGATTTTCCCAACGGAGATCATGCCCATCGAAGTGGCTCCGCGTAAGTACACGAAGCAGGTTCACCTGCGCTTGCAGATGGCGCATCTCACGTTAGAGAAATTGGATGATGTGCGGCGACTGGTGGAAGCGAACAAAGGTCGCACTCCCCTCTTCCTCTGCTTCCGCGATCCGAGCGGAGCGGTGATCTTCATCGAGACACATGACCGCTATTTCGTCGCGCCCTCGAATGAATTCGAGCAAGCCGTGAACGACATGCTGGGCGAAGAGTCTTACTACGTGAAGGTGGACACCAAGCTGCCTGAGCGCGAGAAGAAGCCGTGGGAGAAGAAGAGTTACGCCAATGCGGGTGGCGGTGATGACGAGTAA
- a CDS encoding sigma-70 family RNA polymerase sigma factor: MSAPDKTELFIVQLSSIERSLALYVMTLVPRPQDAEDILQQSKLVMWRCFDQFQPGTNFGAWARKIAFHQVLTYRKRQKKNQLQVSDEFLEIIASEVESNDEALEVQRQLLTQCMGKLDAEHRQILNLRYHEGAEIDDIAEQTQKTEGAVYRLLSRIRKNLHECVTRSLKKADDYEPEAT, from the coding sequence ATGTCGGCACCTGATAAAACCGAATTGTTCATCGTCCAGCTCTCCAGCATCGAGCGGTCGCTGGCGTTGTATGTGATGACGCTGGTGCCGCGCCCGCAGGACGCCGAGGATATCCTCCAGCAGAGCAAGCTGGTGATGTGGCGGTGTTTCGACCAGTTCCAGCCGGGCACGAACTTCGGTGCGTGGGCGCGCAAGATCGCTTTTCATCAGGTGCTCACCTATCGCAAGCGCCAGAAGAAGAACCAGTTGCAGGTGTCAGATGAGTTTCTGGAAATCATCGCCTCCGAGGTGGAGAGCAATGATGAGGCGCTGGAAGTGCAGCGGCAGTTGCTCACCCAATGCATGGGCAAGCTGGATGCCGAACATCGCCAGATATTGAATTTGCGCTATCACGAAGGCGCGGAGATCGATGACATCGCCGAGCAGACCCAGAAGACCGAAGGTGCCGTTTACCGCCTGCTCAGCCGTATCCGCAAGAATTTGCACGAGTGTGTGACCCGTTCCCTGAAGAAAGCCGATGACTATGAACCCGAAGCAACCTGA